The Deltaproteobacteria bacterium DNA segment AATTTCAACAAGCGCAGGATCAAGCTGGGCCTTACTGTCAAAAATTCTTAATTTTTTCAGAAAATCTTCCGGCATAGCCTGCAAGATTTGCTTTACCTTAGAATGTCCCAATGGGCGGATCAAATGGATGACCACAAAAGGATTTTCTTGTTTTAAGGCTTCCTGGAGCCAACCCATGTGAAGCTCTTCGACAGGTCTTAATTTCTCTTGCTCCTTGAACTTTCTAAATTCCCTAAGAATAAACTTTTGCCTGTCATTTTTGGGGAGGCTCAGAATTTCTCGAGTGAAGTCTATTAAAGACGCTTCTAACGCTTCTGAACCAAAATGAAATAATTCAAATGCATTTTCATGCTCCGCCAAGCAGGCCAGCATTACCATTACTCTCTTTGAATTATCTATCTGTGCAATTCCTTGGGGGGTCATATGGAGTTTATTCTATCTTCTTTTTAGTTTTTCCCAAACAAAAAACCCCTCCTATTAAAAACTAAATAGGAGGGGTTCTCAATGAATGATTAAAAAAAAACTAACCTACTTGCAAATTGATAGTAGACTGTACGGAACGGACAGCGAGTTCAGTTCCACGAACCAACACTTCACTCCCCATACTGGCCTTCTGCATGGCTGCCTGCACCGCGCAAAGCTCTTGAGGATTCATCGATTTTTTGGAACTCGCCATACTCAACAATTCTTCCATCTTGTTTTGTTCGCGATTGAAATCCCCTAAAAAATCGAAAAATTGCTCTTTTTTGGGGTTTACATCACCCACTTCCTTGGCATTCTGAGCAAATTCCACACGAATGGACTCCGCAGAATTTCCGGAAAGCTGGGTTTTGTTTCCAAAACCAGAATCCACCATCTCAAGCATTTTATCGGTAGATACATTGCCACTTTGTAGAGTTTGATCAAGCACCGCCTTAAACCCTCCACCTTCACTCGGAGCAGGGCCTGAGCTTGGAGCAACCTTATCAATCATTGTTCTGCTGAGTTCACTTAAAATTGGATCCATATCATTCTCCTTTAAAACAACATTACGAATTTGATTTAATTTGCATGGTGCTAATTTTCTTAAACAGCACCTCAAGAGCTCGAGAGTGCAAGCGCGAAGTCCAAGATTTAGACAAACCCAATTTTTCACCTGCTTCTTCTAAAGTTCTATTTTGAAAATAATACATTTTTATCAACTTCCGTTCTTTGTCTCCCAACTCCTCTATTGCCTGCCGCATAAATTCTTTAACTTTTTGGAACTCTGCCTTACTTTCAATATCGTTTGATTTCTTATCTTCTAAGTCGAGAGGCTCCTCATTAGCATCGATTGAAATAATATAAATGGAAGCGAGTGAATTGACTGTTTCATAAACTTCACTGATTTCTTCCTCTGGACTGCTATCTTTCTGAAGTTTTTTCTCGGATAGGTTTTGCAGGTATTCGTTCGAAGCCTGTTCAAACTTGATCCTTGCGTACAGAGACCTTGGAATCCAACCTGTTTTGCGAAGGCCATCGTAAATAGCCCCTTTAATGCGGTAATAAGAAAAGGTCTTGAAATCAACATTATGCTTGGGATCAAAGCGCTTTGCCGCTTCCAAAAGCCCCAAGCGGGCATTCCCTATAATTTCTTCGCGATCCGCATCATTAGACAAAGTCTGACAAACCTTATTAGCAATAGAAGTTGCGTAAGGGAGGTATTGTTGAATCAAAACGTCTCGTTCGGCATTTTCATTTTTTGCCATGACTTTTCGAAGCGGAAAGAGAACTGCTTTTTCTTTTTTTTGAGACAACTGGGCAGTATTAGTTCCCATCGAAGTCCTCCCTTGTTTAAGATTCTACGACGAACTCATCGACTCCAATCTTAAACTAGAGCACAACCCATGCCATCTCGCCGTCTTAGCTTTTTATTTTTTTCAAAGAACAACACTTTGAAATAAATAATCTTTTTCTACCCACCTCCAACTACAATTTAAAAAAATAAAAAAACTGTGGACTAAACTCCCCAAACACCTCCTCAAAGAAGGTACAGAGACCTAAGTAAAACGCGGGGCCTTAATGGGCGAATCCGCTAAAACAGTTGAAATCTGATTCACCATGTCCTCTTTCATCTTTGAGCCTAAATTGGAATAGGGATTCGTAGGGTTTTGAATCACCTTTCTGACTACTTCCTGAAAAACTTTTTTTCTTTCTCGAAATGAAAGTTCCTGGTCTTGAAGTACTCCTCCCAAACTTTTCAGAACCTCTTGGGGATTAAGTGCTAACTCAAATTTACTCGCAACACTGTTGCTCGTTTTCTGAGAAGAGAGAGGCGCGTTCAAGCCCCAGCCCATCGGCGGAGGAGGCCGATGTCGATTAATAGGATCCGCCATAAATTTCCTTCTTCAAAAAAATTAAACTCCGCGGTCAATCAGTTGAGAAGTCATCCCTGATTTATTGCTTAAGCTTGAATTAACTTCTTTTTCTAAGCCTCGAGTGAAGGGAGCCCATTGTACTGAAGGGGTGTTTGATGATGGTGATAAAGTCGCCGCCGCCACATTTTGCTGATAAAAACTATTAAATCCTGGAGCCTCAAATTCCACCCCTTGTGAAGACGCTGAGCCTTCATCTAAAGCTGCATCCTGGGCACGTTTGTTATCCATGCGAGCAACCGCCCCATCTGCAAGTTTCTTTGCCCCGTACAAGCCGGCTGAAGCTGCCATTCCTATGGGTCCAAAAAACTTACCTACAATAGAGCCTATAGCACTTCCCCAACTCACAAATTTGGCCAAGAAACGTTTGAATTTTTCACCGGCCGTAGGCTTATCCAAAGCATTGCCTCCCACCACCTGGCGATATTCAAAGCGCATGACATCAGGCGTTATCGTCGGCAAATTCGTATTGCTGGGTGAATCCATAAAAAACCTCCCTTTTGAACCATACACCTAACTTATCGGTTTTGAAGGGTTCAAAAGTTTCGTAAAAAATGCGTTTATTATCACTTTAAATTTTGAGATCCCACGTCTGAGATTAAGGGAATATCGTTCGATCCAGAATCCGGTGCACCCAAGAGCCTGGGATCAGCCCCTCCCCCGCCATTTCTACGTCCGGACTGATTGTCATCCTGAGAAGAATTTTGACGAAGTTGAATGAGACGAAAGAGCGTAAAAATTAAAGCCCCAGATAAAAAAATAAATATCCCTAAGGTAGATAGGGAATAAATTTTAAAACGATTTTTAGATTCTGGCGAAATCTGTAGTCCCATGTAACTCACAAAATTTACCATTTTTTCTGCAGCAACAACCAGGTTTGGATTATCGACATAGGTAATAATTGCGGCCACATCCCTGGGATCCAGATTTTCAACTGCATTGGAGATAAAACGCTGGACCTTAGCCTCGGTTAAATCACTACCATCTGCACTTTTTCGAACACGAATGACTACAGAAGCTGTAGGATGCTTATTGGGCTGACTTTCAACCGCAAACTCACTCACCTCAGGGATATTCAAGACCACATCGGCTTCTACAACCCCTGGAATACTTTGAAGTGAATTAATGATCTCGCCTTTCAGTGCCAACAACCTTCTGCATTTTTCTTCCTCGGGGGTAGGGATAAGGGCCTTTTCTTTGCAAATACCCGAAAAGCCCAATTCCCTGGTTTTTGGCAGCTTATTATCCACCAAGATTTTACGCGCCAAAGGTTCGTCTTTGGCAAGGACCTCAATGCTCCACGACACCTGCTGGGATTTTTCTTCTCGAGTTTTTTTGGCTTCTATCCCCCGATCGTGCAGGGCCACCAGAATTTCGTTGGCATCATTTTCCTTAAGATCTTGATGCAAGGCCACTCTTGTACATGCGGAGAAACAAAACAAAAAAACTAGCACCGCCATTTTAAATATTTTCTTATTATTCATGATTTATTTTGTTTCGGATTGTTCGTTGGGATTAAAACCTTTGCGAATTAAATCGAGCAAGGAACGTGAAAATTCCCCGGTTTTGCCGTGGGCATCCAGCTTTGAGGCCTCCTCCAAATATTTAACAGCCTCTTCTTTTTGCTGATTAAAAAAATAGGCCTCGCCCAAGTAGGCCTTCGCAAAAGCACTGTCAGGCACGAGCTCCAGGGCTTTTTTATAAACTTTGATAGCCTCCTCAAATTTGGATTCTACAAAAGAGACATTCCCCAAAGCAACCATAGGGACATCGCTACTTGGGGCTAAGAGACACACGCCTTCAAATATTTCGCGTGCCTCTTTAAAACGTTTCATGGCCATGTACAGGTAACCCGCTTCCAGCATGATTCTTAAATTCTCCGTCTCAAAACTAATCATAAAAGACCTCCCTTGATATTCGTTTTGGAACTCAAATCTTAACCAATGAACAAAAAAAAGGGTAGCATAAATTGCTACCCTTCTTAAGTCTTTCTCTATTTTTACGAATTAACTCTTCAAATTTCTCACCGCGTTCATCGCGGTTTCGTGTTGAGTCTTGATAATGTTGGTAATAGTTTGCCAATGCAGAGATTCATTTTGAGTTTTTTGCAACAGCATCGTCATTTGCATCTGCTGATTACTGAAGTCTGCCATTTGGGCATTGTAATCGTTTGCAGGGCTTTGCGCACCAGGTAATGAGGAGGCACCGGGCATTACAGGAGGAGCAGGGATAGTAGTTAAACTTCGCGTTAAGGAGCCACCGACCAAGCCACCAGACCCACCAAAACTCCCTGCACTAGTGTTAAGTACCTGCCCACCCGTTGAAAGGGCTGTCTGAACAACACTTTTACCATCGAAAACTCCCGCACTACCCTCGGCAACCACTCCTGCAGCCCCTAAAAGATCTGAAAAAACAGAAGGCGAATTATTCGTTGTGCCCCGTTGGCTGGATCGTAAAAGTTCTCGGCGATCGATGAGCATTGAGCTTCCTGCGGGGGGGGTACTTCCATTTGTAGTAGACATAATTAAGTTCCTTTTTAATAAATTCGTTTTCTCATATTAATTATCGCCCACAAGCCCTTCGAAAGTTGCGTGCAGAGTGTTTTTTTCTAAACTTTTTCTGTTTGAGCTTATTTTTTACTCGCTTCCACCATTTGATATTTCAATTTAAGCAAATCTTTTAACAAGGTCATGACAAGTTCCAACGACTTCATCACTTTTTTTGCTTGTTTGGATTTAGCTAGCCCAGCCTTTTGTCGAGCAATCTTCTCTAAGGTACCATAAGCGGCGGCAAAATCTTTGTTCAAAGAGTCAAACTCTTCGGTGTCAATGAGCTTTTCAATACGGGGATAACCAGGAATGCTTTCGTCGGATGTTTTTTTGGAAGCACTAGGATTTGTCATAATATCCTTTCTATAATGGAGTAAGCCTCTCCAAAGGGAAATTCTAAGCTCAGAATCTTTACACGTCAAGAAAAGAGCAAATATTCAGTGCAGAGGTTCCAATTTGATAAGGATAGGCTTGAAAGTAGAAACCGACATTTCAAAACGTGTCTCATATTTTTTGAAACCCGGCTTCTCAACCAGTACATGATAAACTCCCAGAGGAATATCCGACAATAAAACCGGCGAGGCTTGACCAATCTCTTGCCCGTTGACCGTGACCTTCGCCCCCGGGGGAGTCGTGCTCACTAAAAATACCGATTTTAAACCTGAAATCTTATGAAATAAAGTTTCCGCATCCGATTTTAATTTTTCATCTTTCTCATTCAAAATCAAATCGACCGTGATGTTTAAGGCCTGCGCTGAATTCCCCGCCCCTAACAAGGCCTCTGCAATAGCCAGATCTGCCTTACTTTTAAATTGGGGAGAAGAAGCCTTCGCCTTTTCTAGATAAGTTTGGGCCACGTCAAAAGTTTTGGTTTGGATGTAGGATAATCCCAGATGATAGTTGATATCCGCCAGTTCAAAGGCAGAAGGATTGTGTTTGAGCGCCTCCGATAATTGATCCACCGCCTGAGCGTACTGCCCCTGACTAATAAGCTCTTTCCCCTTGTTAATGAATTGCCCCGCCTCTGAAGTTTTTAGACTCAATTCTACGGCAAAAGGAGTATTCATTGTTAAGGGAATGGACTGCTCATGATCATAATAACCTTCTTTTTTGAGAACAAAAGTGCCTTTCACCAAGGGAAGTTTCCCATCAAAGGGAGTTACGCCATATTTTTTTGACTCTACCCAAACTTCTGCCCCCGGAGGATTGGTGATAATCTTTGCGGGAAACACTTTAAAATCTTGTTCGCTGAGTGAAACCTCGTAGGAGGTATTTTGAGCACTGATAACAAACTCACGATAGTAACTCACTACATCCATTATCGTCTCTGAGCCCTCCAGACGCGTCGGGCGTTTGATTTCCAATTTATAATTTCCATAGGGAAGCGAAATAGGACGCGTGTATACAATTTCTTGCAACTTCACCGACTGAGTTTTGAGTTCATTGGAAGCAAAAGAAGCCTCCAAATAAACGGAACAGTCTTTGGGCAAACTTTTAACGTTGAGGGATCCCACTGTCCCTTCAAATCGCAAGTTAACAATTTCATCCTGTTTCGAGACAGTAAAGGTTTTCTTTTCACTAAAATCCTGCCCAAGTTCCTGGAAATGGTAGACCGCTACCAGCTCCTGTGGAACACCCAAAGGGACATTTACATTTATTTTGAAGGGGGTACTCCCTAACTCTTTTCCCTGATAAAAAATCTTAGCAGCTAACGGTTTCGCGTCTACATCCAAAAAGACGGGGCTCCCCGAAGAGGCGGTGTTTTCTGGAGCAGTCACCACGGTGGTTTGGGTGGGTTGGGATTCAGGCGGCAACACATACTGATTGACTTGCGATTCTGGAGTCACTTGGGGCGTATTTTTAGGGGTATCCTCTATTTTCGGGACCTGTACAACAACATCTTCTTTTGGAACAAAGGGAATCTTCTTCTTCAAGTGAAATCGGTAGGCCGTATAAGCGAGGCCTACAAATAAAAAAAGGAGAGACAAAGAAAAAATGACTGTCTTCATCCTTGAATTTTCATTTTTTGCAATTGGAAGCAAGAGATGTTCGGAAACTGAAGAAGGACTCGACTCGGGAGGAACTTCTACAGGGGGCTCATTACTAACCTGGATAATATCCGAAACTTCATTTAACAAAGTCGAGTCACGATCTGACTCCGATTTTTCATCTTCAAAAAAATCATCCTCGTCTATCTCTTCCGCCTCGGTCAGAAAAACCAAATTATAAATTCCTATCCTGATTTTATCCTTATGCTTTAACTGAAAATCCTCTTGTACCCGTTGCTCATTGACGTAAGTTCCATTGCGAGAGCCGACATCCTTTATAAAAAATTTGCCCCCCATTTCGTGCAGGACCGTATGAGAGCGAGAAACGCTGTTGTCTTCCAGCACAATGCTATTCACTCCTGCCCTGCCAATGGTAATTTCTTTTTGTTGAGATAAAGTAAACCATGCCCCTTGTTTGGGCCCACTTTGAATCTCTAGGAGAGGATAAGCCTCTGAGCCTCGAATAAGATTTTTATTTGATTTATCAGAATCATTTTCGATATTAATGAGGGTAGCTTCGTCAATTGTGGGTCGTCGAACGCTTTTCATGATCAATTTGTCCCTTCTCTAAATTAGGATCAACAGCAAATAAAAAAAGTCATACTCTTTTAGGTAACATATTACTTTGACATTGCAAATAAAATAAACCATCTTTAAGATGAGTAAAGCCTTAAAAATTATATAATTTTTAACTATTTTTAACTTTCATTATGAATCTCAAAAAACTTTTTTTTCACTTTACTTTAGTCTTTATCTTCTCCTTTCACTTTATTCCAGCCCTTTCGGCACGTTACATTGTGCGACCGCACGATAGGGCCATTTTTCATAATAATCAGGGGGGGCTGCTTTTAAACCAGCAGGAAGTAGATAAAGCGATCTTTGAGTTCAAGACAGCTCTGGAAATTTCTCCCGAATATATTGAAGCCTGGTCTAATTTGGGCCTGGCTTACAAGATGAAAAAAGACATGAACAAGGCTATTGAATCCTATAACCAGGCCCTAAAAATCGAGAAAGATTACCCGGCGGGTTGGACAGGATTAGGCACAGTTTATACGGCCTTGGGAGATTATTCTAAAGCGATTGATTGCTTTAACAAAGCAATCAAATCCAATAAGAAATATGCAGATGCCTACTACGATATGGGAATTGCCTACAAGGCCTTGGCCACTCATAAAGGTCAACCAGATAAAATGAAACAAGCCATCGAAAATTTTAGAAAAGCAACTGATGCCAATCCTAATTATTTTTTGGCTTCTATCGAGTTGGGGCACATTTACATGGAGCAGGGAAAGTTGGAGGATGCCCTCATTCGCTTTAGAGTAGCCACCGAAACAGATCCCAGCAATGCAGATGCCTGGCTCTCCCTGGCTCAGGTTTATCAAAAACAAGGCAATACCGCAAAAGCCCAGGAGGCCACCAACCGGGCCCTTGCCGCTGCACCCAATAGCCCAGCTGCCCATCTTACTTTAGGGGTTCATTACCTAAAAGAAAGAAACTATAGCCTAGCCGAAACCGAGCTTAATCAAGCTCTCGCTATCAATACCAGCGATTCTGAGGCCTATTATAATTTAGGGCTGCTCTCTTATTATCGTGGGGAAGATTCGCAAAAAAATGGAGACATGAGTACAGCTCGCAATTTTTATAGAGAAGCCACCACACGTTTTATGAAGGCCATCGAATTCAATTCTCGTCACGCAGATGCCGCCTATAACATGGCCTATTCCTATTACAAAATGGGAGATCAAGCGGCGGCGAAGGATTGGTTTCAAAAAACCCTAAAAATCAATCCGGATCACTATCGTGCCATCTATGCTTTGGGGCTTTTAGAAGGTGAAATGGGCAATAAAACCGCTTCTCAATCTCTTATCTGCCGCTTCATCAAGGAAGCGCCTGCGGAATTTGATGCTCAAAAGAAAACGTCCGTTAACTTAGTGAATTGCAAATAAGCCCTGCATGCCAAGACTGACATTAAAAAACTTAAAAAACTCTGAAGAGCAAATATTTAACTTACCTCAAGACACGATTACTCTGGGGCGCACTTCTGATTGCGATGTAGAACTTGCCGACAAAAGCATTTCCCGCAAACACGCTCAAATTATGCAAGAGGGAGAAGATTACTATCTTGTTGATCTAAAAAGTGGAAACGGCACTTATCTCAACGGAAAAAAAATTCGCCCTGTTGAAAAGCAGTTGTTACGTCCCGGCGATCTTATCAAGATTGAAAATTTCGAAGTAAAGTTTGGAGTTTTAGACGAATTGCTTCGCAAGGCTGTGGAAGAAGACACCGATACGGACATCGTTGAAGTAAAAATGATTCGGAAGATTCTTGGCGCCCTATCCAAAGATGGATTCCCTAGCTTGGAAATTTTAAATGGAAGTGCCGAGGGGAAAAAAATTGAATTTAGAACGGAAATAAAAGAACTGAATATCGGTCGAGATCCAGAGTGCAATCTCCCCATAGAGGATTCAGTGATCTCGCGTGTGCACGCCAAACTTATTCGAAAGTTGGGGGGAATTGTCCTAGTCGATTTGGAAAGTCGCAATGGTACTTTTGTAAATAATGAAAAAATCCACGAAAAGTTATTGCGTGATGGCGACAAAATCATGCTGGGCACCATCAAGTTACTCTATCGAAATTCTCAAGATGTGAATATCGATGTGATCAGCGAAGAAATCTCGCGAAAAAAGAGGGAAGCGGCATTACGTGAAGCGGAAATGATGGAAATAAAACACAAGAAAGAAGCCGCCCAAGAAGAGGCCCTACTCCCTTCCAATGAGGAAGCTTCAAACGATGGACAGAAAGATCAGGCTTCCCAGCAAAACCAAGTCTCAGAAGAAGTTCCAGCAGAAAATCCAAATTTAAGGACTCTTCCGCCAGAGTTAATTTCGTCCCGCCAAAACTCCAGCACTTCACTGAAGTTGTCGGATCTGTTTTTAATTCTAATAGGCGTTTTGATTCTGCTCATTTCGATGGGATTAGGTGTAATCTTTATTTTAAAATCTTAGTCAAATATGAAACCATTCTCCTCCATACTTATTTTTCTATTCCCTCTGCTACTTCTATCTCGG contains these protein-coding regions:
- a CDS encoding tetratricopeptide repeat protein, producing the protein MISFETENLRIMLEAGYLYMAMKRFKEAREIFEGVCLLAPSSDVPMVALGNVSFVESKFEEAIKVYKKALELVPDSAFAKAYLGEAYFFNQQKEEAVKYLEEASKLDAHGKTGEFSRSLLDLIRKGFNPNEQSETK
- a CDS encoding tetratricopeptide repeat protein, with product MNLKKLFFHFTLVFIFSFHFIPALSARYIVRPHDRAIFHNNQGGLLLNQQEVDKAIFEFKTALEISPEYIEAWSNLGLAYKMKKDMNKAIESYNQALKIEKDYPAGWTGLGTVYTALGDYSKAIDCFNKAIKSNKKYADAYYDMGIAYKALATHKGQPDKMKQAIENFRKATDANPNYFLASIELGHIYMEQGKLEDALIRFRVATETDPSNADAWLSLAQVYQKQGNTAKAQEATNRALAAAPNSPAAHLTLGVHYLKERNYSLAETELNQALAINTSDSEAYYNLGLLSYYRGEDSQKNGDMSTARNFYREATTRFMKAIEFNSRHADAAYNMAYSYYKMGDQAAAKDWFQKTLKINPDHYRAIYALGLLEGEMGNKTASQSLICRFIKEAPAEFDAQKKTSVNLVNCK
- a CDS encoding sigma-70 family RNA polymerase sigma factor, with protein sequence MGTNTAQLSQKKEKAVLFPLRKVMAKNENAERDVLIQQYLPYATSIANKVCQTLSNDADREEIIGNARLGLLEAAKRFDPKHNVDFKTFSYYRIKGAIYDGLRKTGWIPRSLYARIKFEQASNEYLQNLSEKKLQKDSSPEEEISEVYETVNSLASIYIISIDANEEPLDLEDKKSNDIESKAEFQKVKEFMRQAIEELGDKERKLIKMYYFQNRTLEEAGEKLGLSKSWTSRLHSRALEVLFKKISTMQIKSNS
- a CDS encoding PEGA domain-containing protein, with product MKSVRRPTIDEATLINIENDSDKSNKNLIRGSEAYPLLEIQSGPKQGAWFTLSQQKEITIGRAGVNSIVLEDNSVSRSHTVLHEMGGKFFIKDVGSRNGTYVNEQRVQEDFQLKHKDKIRIGIYNLVFLTEAEEIDEDDFFEDEKSESDRDSTLLNEVSDIIQVSNEPPVEVPPESSPSSVSEHLLLPIAKNENSRMKTVIFSLSLLFLFVGLAYTAYRFHLKKKIPFVPKEDVVVQVPKIEDTPKNTPQVTPESQVNQYVLPPESQPTQTTVVTAPENTASSGSPVFLDVDAKPLAAKIFYQGKELGSTPFKINVNVPLGVPQELVAVYHFQELGQDFSEKKTFTVSKQDEIVNLRFEGTVGSLNVKSLPKDCSVYLEASFASNELKTQSVKLQEIVYTRPISLPYGNYKLEIKRPTRLEGSETIMDVVSYYREFVISAQNTSYEVSLSEQDFKVFPAKIITNPPGAEVWVESKKYGVTPFDGKLPLVKGTFVLKKEGYYDHEQSIPLTMNTPFAVELSLKTSEAGQFINKGKELISQGQYAQAVDQLSEALKHNPSAFELADINYHLGLSYIQTKTFDVAQTYLEKAKASSPQFKSKADLAIAEALLGAGNSAQALNITVDLILNEKDEKLKSDAETLFHKISGLKSVFLVSTTPPGAKVTVNGQEIGQASPVLLSDIPLGVYHVLVEKPGFKKYETRFEMSVSTFKPILIKLEPLH
- a CDS encoding FHA domain-containing protein — its product is MPRLTLKNLKNSEEQIFNLPQDTITLGRTSDCDVELADKSISRKHAQIMQEGEDYYLVDLKSGNGTYLNGKKIRPVEKQLLRPGDLIKIENFEVKFGVLDELLRKAVEEDTDTDIVEVKMIRKILGALSKDGFPSLEILNGSAEGKKIEFRTEIKELNIGRDPECNLPIEDSVISRVHAKLIRKLGGIVLVDLESRNGTFVNNEKIHEKLLRDGDKIMLGTIKLLYRNSQDVNIDVISEEISRKKREAALREAEMMEIKHKKEAAQEEALLPSNEEASNDGQKDQASQQNQVSEEVPAENPNLRTLPPELISSRQNSSTSLKLSDLFLILIGVLILLISMGLGVIFILKS